Proteins from one Paracoccus aminovorans genomic window:
- a CDS encoding ABC transporter permease, which translates to MRKIDFHTLGPLIALVALVVLGASLNSAFLAPANITNVLARSAFIGMIAVGMTFVITAGGLDLSVGSMAAFLAGITIIAMNVLVPNLGTHWGTILIGMGVAVLGGLAAGYLNGALVTKARIEPFIVTLGTMGIFRSLVTWLADGGTLSLDYALRTLYRPVYYGGIGWITWPIICFALVALLGEWMMRHSRFGRHVEAIGSNDRVARYSAIDVNRVRLLTYVLLGLLVGLAVVLYVPRLGSASGSTGVLWELEAIAAVIIGGTALKGGRGRVWGTVMGVLILSLIDNILNLANLVSPYLNGAIQGVIIVLAVVLQREKHAAGER; encoded by the coding sequence ATGAGAAAGATCGACTTCCACACTCTGGGCCCGCTGATCGCGCTGGTTGCGCTGGTCGTGCTGGGGGCCAGCCTGAACAGCGCCTTCCTGGCGCCGGCGAACATCACAAACGTGCTGGCGCGCTCGGCCTTCATCGGCATGATCGCGGTGGGCATGACCTTCGTGATCACGGCGGGCGGGCTCGACCTGTCCGTGGGCTCGATGGCGGCCTTCCTGGCCGGGATCACCATCATCGCCATGAACGTGCTGGTGCCAAACCTGGGCACGCATTGGGGCACCATCCTGATCGGCATGGGGGTGGCGGTGCTGGGCGGGCTGGCGGCCGGATACCTGAACGGCGCGCTGGTGACCAAGGCGCGGATCGAGCCCTTCATCGTCACCCTGGGCACCATGGGCATCTTTCGCAGCCTGGTGACCTGGCTGGCCGATGGCGGCACGCTGTCCCTGGATTACGCGCTTCGGACGCTGTATCGCCCGGTCTATTACGGCGGCATCGGCTGGATCACCTGGCCCATCATCTGCTTTGCGCTGGTCGCCCTGCTGGGCGAATGGATGATGCGCCATTCCCGTTTCGGCCGCCATGTCGAGGCCATCGGCTCGAACGACCGGGTGGCGCGTTATTCCGCCATCGACGTGAACCGGGTGCGGCTCTTGACCTATGTCCTCTTGGGCCTGCTGGTCGGGCTGGCGGTGGTGCTTTACGTGCCGCGGCTGGGCTCGGCCTCGGGCTCGACCGGGGTGTTGTGGGAGCTTGAGGCCATCGCCGCCGTCATCATCGGCGGCACGGCGCTGAAAGGCGGGCGCGGCCGGGTCTGGGGCACGGTGATGGGCGTGCTGATCCTGTCGCTGATCGACAACATCCTGAATCTGGCGAATCTGGTCAGCCCCTATCTGAACGGGGCGATCCAGGGCGTCATCATCGTTCTTGCTGTCGTGTTGCAGCGGGAAAAACATGCCGCCGGCGAGCGGTGA